A part of Carassius carassius chromosome 32, fCarCar2.1, whole genome shotgun sequence genomic DNA contains:
- the zgc:193593 gene encoding uncharacterized protein zgc:193593, whose amino-acid sequence MFFGLSRPTLGHIRYLQTSTVQTVTKRAPDLAVPRVAVFLGALGIAMSGYSSRQLAVHHRPSTRILHWMSKPAINVDSPGSPGRARLASANTSMASIKKDEKDQPNKSTSDTEKPVKTSPDI is encoded by the exons ATGTTTTTTGGTCTCTCGCGTCCTACTTTAGGACACATCCGCTACTTGCAG ACGTCCACCGTACAGACTGTGACCAAAAGAGCTCCGGATCTCGCAGTGCCGCGGGTGGCTGTTTTTCTGGGTGCATTGGGAATTGCGATGTCTGGATACAGCTCTCGCCAACTCGCTGTTCACCACCGTCCCTCCACACGCATCCTGCACTGGATGTCCAAACCTGCCATTAATGTCGATAGCCCCGGTTCCCCAGGTCGAGCCCGTCTGGCTTCAGCCAATACTTCAATGGCATCCATCAAAAAAGATGAAAAGGATCAACCAAACAAAAGCACAAGTGACACAGAGAAACCTGTGAAGACATCTCCTGacatatga
- the si:ch211-195o20.7 gene encoding cytospin-A, with amino-acid sequence MGNNSGKERHGSSGTAAETFETPPSSPYSVVNSCSTNTQLVSISNCTSTANPESTQDPLSSINQNDLPLLDCRTGPAEEAEEGLKMTQSPGQVSYLSDVCMNGDTEVDAKLLQECLNTLQLNNIEESTHILNNLLKCFLLEREKMKEELRSCKEKIQAEREEWQQFQADLKVALVVSDRLRAEAEEELSTLRAARQDLGTQLANALQGRREVESQLESLRVELEQSKQKLKQVTGSHQGAPAVRGLERQVEGYGKRTGPENQLWTDEMKRKREMRISGTSERSRSLCRMPSDYPDVVVNGTSQPSVTMTTVSTSQIKNQAVSLDQQNNKTSSNRDMKVGNSLLQTCNSSGLDVTNKINRTRTQEDFPSGLRSLRLHGSSRRNSLLRWCQGRTQGYKNIEITNFSSCWVDGLAFCAIYHSYLPSHIPYDKLSPENKKENLTLAFQTGEGFGISASLTVEEMLKEEAPDWHRVLEYVESIYRHFEM; translated from the exons ATGGGGAATAACTCTGGGAAAGAACGACATGGGTCTTCAG GCACTGCTGCGGAAACGTTTGAAACACCTCCTTCCTCGCCGTATAGTGTTGTTAATAGCTGCTCAACAAACACTCAGTTGGTATCCATTTCCAACTGTACAAGCACAGCCAACCCTGAATCAACTCAAGATCCTCTGAGCTCCATCAATCAGAATGACTTGCCATTGCTGGACTGCAGGACAGGGCCTGCAGAGGAGGCTGAGGAGGGACTCAAGATGACACAATCACCCGGACAGGTGTCTTATCTCTCAGATGTGTGTATGAATGGAGACACAGAAGTGGACGCAAAACTTCTACAGGAGTGTTTGAACACACTGCAGCTTAACAACATTGAAGAATCCACGCACATATTAAATA atttgttaaaatgttttctgctgGAGAGGGAGAAGATGAAGGAGGAATTGAGAAGTTGTAAGGAGAAGATTCAG GCAGAACGTGAGGAGTGGCAGCAATTCCAGGCTGACCTGAAGGTGGCGCTAGTGGTTTCAGACAGACTGAGGGCAGAAGCTGAGGAAGAGCTAAGTACTTTAAGAGCAGCAAGGCAGGACCTGGGCACACAGTTAGCCAATGCCTTGCAGGGTCGCCGGGAGGTCGAAAGTCAATTGGAGAGCCTCAGAGTTGAGCTGGAGCAGAGCAAGCAGAAACTGAAGCAGGTCACAGGCAGCCACCAGGGGGCGCCGGCAGTGAGGGGCCTAGAGAGACAAGTGGAGGGTTATGGGAAGAGAACCGGACCTGAAAATCAACTGTGGACAGATGAAatgaagagaaaaagagaaatgcGCATCTCTGGTACTTCAGAGAGGTCAAG GAGCCTGTGCCGAATGCCCTCAGATTACCCTGATGTTGTTGTTAATGGTACTTCCCAACCTTCTGTTACTATGACAACAGTATCT ACTTCTCAGATCAAGAATCAAGCAGTAAGTTTAGACCAGCAGAACAACAAGACCAGCTCCAATAGAG ATATGAAAGTGGGGAACTCGCTCCTACAGACGTGCAACTCTTCGGGTTTAGATGTGACAAATAAGATCAACAGGACAAG GACACAGGAAGATTTCCCATCAGGACTCAGGTCGCTGAGGCTTCATGGCAGCTCCAGGCGGAACTCTCTGCTTCGCTGGTGTCAAGGCAGAACACAGGGATACAAG aatatTGAGATCACTAATTTCAGCAGTTGCTGGGTGGATGGTTTGGCCTTTTGTGCGATTTACCACAGTTACCTCCCCTCTCATATACCATATGACAAACTCAGTCCAGAGAATAAG AAAGAGAATCTCACTCTTGCATTCCAGACTGGAGAAGGTTTTGGAATCTCTGCATCACTG ACGGTGGAGGAGATGCTAAAAGAAGAAGCACCAGATTGGCACAGAGTTCT